A single region of the Salvia splendens isolate huo1 chromosome 18, SspV2, whole genome shotgun sequence genome encodes:
- the LOC121777008 gene encoding protein TIC 22-like, chloroplastic, with the protein MSFFEPKEGRQPPSPQLLFQQAVTSLQTQFSTFVNNMQNNPPHRNPFFAKISDDSNTLQSKFNPTNSSSNLTPKNCAMSQEAIEERLAGVPVYALSNGSEEFVLVSGAQSRKDLGLFFFTEADAEALLKHMKSVDSSMSSGSQVVPVALSKVFDLKVNGVALRLLPEASQIKNALQERKRVGVDEECFRGVPVFQSKSLILRSENKTYRPVFFRKEDLEKSLSRASRDQKQVNPSLRRGDIQVAVLEDIIHGMKATTVSSWDDVVFIPPGFEVSSTPSRQN; encoded by the exons ATGAGTTTCTTTGAACCCAAAGAAGGCCGGCAGCCGCCGTCGCCCCAGCTGCTCTTCCAGCAGGCCGTCACATCGCTACAGACTCAGTTCTCGACCTTCGTTAACAATATGCAGAACAATCCCCCTCACAGAAACCCTTTCTTTGCCAAAATTTCCGACGACAGCAACACGCTTCAGAGCAAATTCAATCCCACTAACAGTAGCAGTAACCTAACTCCTAAGAATTGCGCAATGTCACAGGAAGCCATCGAGGAGCGGCTCGCTGGAGTGCCAGTGTACGCCCTGAGCAACGGCTCTGAGGAATTTGTCTTGGTTTCGGGCGCTCAATCGCGCAAAGATCTCGGTTTGTTCTTTTTCACCGAAGCCGACGCCGAAGCTCTCCTTAAACACATGAAGTCTGTTGATTCCTCTATGAGTTCTGGCTCACAAGTTGTTCCTGTTGCTCTAAGCAAG GTTTTTGATCTTAAAGTTAATGGGGTGGCTTTGAGATTGTTACCCGAGGCTTCTCAGATAAAGAATGCATTGCAG GAGAGGAAAAGGGTTGGTGTGGATGAGGAATGCTTCCGTGGGGTCCCAGTTTTCCAG TCGAAGAGCTTGATTTTGAGGAGCGAAAATAAGACATATCGTCCTGTCTTCTTCAGGAAG GAGGATCTAGAAAAGTCACTTTCGAGAGCTTCACGTGATCAGAAGCAGGTGAATCCCAGCTTGAGGCGAGGGGACATACAG GTTGCTGTTCTTGAGGATATAATTCATGGAATGAAG GCTACCACAGTGTCCTCATGGGACGATGTTGTTTTCATTCCTCCAGGTTTCGAGGTTTCAAGTACTCCATCTCGACAAAATTGA